One Sanguibacter sp. HDW7 DNA window includes the following coding sequences:
- a CDS encoding 3-oxoacyl-ACP synthase III family protein, whose amino-acid sequence MLQPLLTPTPVAGPVRPAPAAAILGVAVHLPDDVRKVADVERELARRNPGIAPRTPLVTRLTGVRRIHVLPDGEDASDLAVAAARTLLAEHPGTRVDLLIFASASQDMVEPATSHIVAHKLGLDTVPVMDVKNACNSVLNGIEVAEALVATGRYRTVLVASGEAPSRAVRHDVPDRATYALSAPGYTMSDAGAAVLVGLPPATGPDEAPRGILASAFSARSEHWDVGMLPGGGTAHPRDVERTYFEIDGGRLRDAFCALGPGTVHEALERAGLTLDDVALVAVHQVAVAYLDDVHDALGLPRDRTLVTVADHGNVASVTLPLQLVRARESGRVRDGDVVLLLGLAGGISIGATLVRL is encoded by the coding sequence ATGCTCCAGCCGCTCCTCACCCCGACGCCCGTCGCGGGGCCCGTGCGCCCGGCCCCGGCCGCCGCGATCCTCGGCGTCGCCGTGCACCTGCCTGACGACGTCCGCAAGGTCGCCGACGTCGAGCGCGAGCTTGCGCGCCGCAACCCCGGGATCGCCCCGCGCACTCCGCTCGTCACGCGGCTCACCGGGGTGCGGCGCATCCACGTGCTGCCCGACGGCGAGGACGCGTCCGACCTCGCGGTCGCGGCCGCCCGGACGCTCCTCGCCGAGCACCCGGGCACGCGGGTCGACCTGCTGATCTTCGCCTCGGCGAGCCAGGACATGGTCGAGCCCGCGACGTCGCACATCGTCGCCCACAAGCTCGGCCTCGACACCGTGCCCGTCATGGACGTCAAGAACGCGTGCAACTCGGTGCTCAACGGGATCGAGGTCGCCGAGGCTCTCGTCGCGACGGGCCGCTACCGCACCGTCCTCGTGGCGTCGGGCGAGGCCCCCTCGCGCGCCGTGCGTCACGACGTGCCCGACCGGGCGACGTACGCGCTCTCCGCGCCGGGGTACACGATGTCCGACGCGGGCGCCGCGGTGCTCGTGGGCCTCCCGCCGGCCACAGGGCCCGATGAAGCGCCGCGTGGCATCCTCGCGAGCGCGTTCTCCGCCCGCTCCGAGCACTGGGACGTCGGCATGCTCCCCGGCGGCGGCACCGCGCACCCGCGCGACGTCGAGCGCACCTACTTCGAGATCGACGGCGGGCGTCTGCGCGACGCGTTCTGCGCGCTCGGCCCCGGAACCGTCCACGAGGCGCTCGAGCGGGCGGGCCTCACGCTCGACGACGTCGCGCTCGTCGCCGTCCACCAGGTCGCCGTCGCCTACCTCGACGACGTCCACGACGCGCTCGGCCTGCCGCGCGACCGCACGCTCGTCACGGTCGCCGACCACGGCAACGTCGCCTCCGTGACGCTCCCGCTCCAGCTCGTCCGTGCCCGCGAGAGCGGCCGGGTCCGGGACGGCGACGTCGTCCTGCTGCTCGGCCTTGCGGGCGGCATCTCGATCGGCGCGACCCTGGTACGCCTGTGA
- a CDS encoding response regulator transcription factor, with product MTAPDTAAAPGSAGAPVRVVLADDQPVILHGLAAILAATPGIEVVGTAADGAELVDLVARTSPDVALVDVRMPHVDGIEATRRVTASRARTRVVILTTFDLDEYVYDALRAGASGFLLKDVTAERLVEAVRLVAEGSMLLGPGVTRRLVTDVATRQPAPRVVPGLADLTPREREVFAAVARGLSNAEIAAEQWVSEPTVKSHVSEILRKTGCRDRVQLVVAAYESGSVTAG from the coding sequence GTGACCGCTCCCGACACCGCTGCCGCACCTGGTTCCGCAGGCGCACCCGTGCGCGTCGTCCTCGCGGACGACCAGCCGGTCATCCTCCACGGCCTCGCCGCGATCCTCGCGGCGACGCCCGGCATCGAGGTCGTCGGCACGGCGGCCGACGGCGCAGAGCTCGTCGACCTCGTCGCCCGCACCTCCCCCGACGTGGCACTCGTCGACGTCCGCATGCCGCACGTCGACGGCATCGAGGCGACGCGACGCGTCACCGCGTCGAGGGCGAGGACGCGGGTCGTCATCCTCACGACCTTCGACCTCGACGAGTACGTGTACGACGCGCTGCGGGCCGGGGCGAGCGGCTTCCTCCTCAAGGACGTCACCGCCGAGCGTCTCGTCGAGGCGGTGCGGCTCGTCGCCGAGGGGTCGATGCTCCTCGGCCCGGGCGTCACGCGGCGCCTCGTCACGGACGTCGCGACGCGGCAGCCGGCACCGCGCGTCGTGCCGGGCCTCGCCGATCTCACGCCGCGCGAGCGCGAGGTGTTCGCAGCGGTCGCTCGCGGGCTGTCGAACGCGGAGATCGCGGCCGAGCAGTGGGTGAGCGAGCCGACGGTGAAGTCGCACGTCTCGGAGATCCTCCGCAAGACGGGGTGCCGCGACCGGGTGCAGCTCGTCGTCGCGGCCTACGAGTCGGGCTCGGTCACGGCAGGCTGA
- a CDS encoding NAD(P)-dependent oxidoreductase translates to MRVAVTGASGFVGGAVARALVADGHDVHAFSRRPAGVGTWREWDLAGGALADPPDVDAVVHVGAAVADGGSHGAAARINVDGTRAVRETFAGARMVHVSSASVYDPRVPTVVGREDSPLPDRHLNAYGATKAAAERYLAGADLGPVLVLRPHAVYGPGDTTLLPRVEGLVRRGRVPLVGDGKALHSFTHVDTFVAAVRAGLTSDVTGVVNVADAEPWPLRRAVLELLERRGHRGPEGGSLRVLEVPPRLAHGLAGLLDGAAACGLPRSRLSRYALSHLAVERTLDLTRLRSWLGVDPPPTTLEGAETW, encoded by the coding sequence GTGCGCGTCGCGGTGACGGGGGCGTCAGGCTTCGTCGGGGGTGCCGTCGCCCGCGCGCTCGTCGCCGACGGTCATGACGTCCACGCGTTCTCGCGCCGCCCTGCGGGCGTCGGGACCTGGCGGGAGTGGGACCTTGCCGGCGGGGCGCTCGCGGACCCGCCCGACGTCGACGCGGTCGTCCACGTCGGGGCAGCGGTCGCCGACGGGGGCAGCCACGGGGCGGCGGCACGGATCAACGTCGACGGCACGCGCGCCGTGCGCGAGACCTTCGCGGGCGCCCGCATGGTCCACGTGTCGTCCGCGAGCGTCTACGACCCGCGCGTGCCGACCGTCGTCGGGCGCGAGGACTCGCCCCTGCCGGACCGCCACCTCAACGCGTACGGTGCGACGAAGGCCGCCGCCGAGCGCTACCTCGCCGGCGCCGACCTCGGACCCGTGCTCGTGCTGCGGCCCCACGCCGTCTACGGGCCGGGCGACACGACGCTCCTGCCTCGCGTCGAGGGGCTCGTGCGACGCGGCCGCGTCCCTCTCGTCGGCGACGGCAAGGCGCTGCACTCCTTCACGCACGTCGACACGTTCGTCGCCGCCGTCCGGGCGGGTCTGACGAGCGACGTCACGGGCGTCGTCAACGTCGCTGACGCCGAGCCGTGGCCCTTGCGTCGCGCGGTCCTCGAGCTCCTCGAGCGGCGCGGGCACCGCGGCCCGGAGGGCGGGTCGCTGCGCGTGCTCGAGGTCCCGCCACGTCTCGCGCACGGCCTCGCGGGACTCCTCGACGGCGCGGCCGCGTGCGGGCTGCCGCGCTCACGGCTCAGCCGCTACGCGCTCAGCCACCTCGCGGTCGAGCGGACGCTCGACCTCACGCGTCTGCGCTCGTGGCTCGGCGTCGACCCGCCGCCGACGACCCTCGAGGGCGCCGAGACCTGGTGA
- a CDS encoding cytochrome P450, whose translation MSVEDVARAAQVAQVVCDADDEVLFHEERVQRGAHPFAYPALRALRNRAAVRVPGLGVVVSDAATARAVLLDTEGFSKVGPGSPAELWTPVLGPSVLLNMEGAEHAALRRTLAPLFTPSSVRALTATRSARLDGLAEQLLAGERVDLVPVVGEMAGSLICHLVGLGDTGDAVREQLRRAQEIVGLVRLHRRGLTRSQVARARTVLDELSEPARAAYRDGGTDTVPGRMRELGLSEREAMGAVGAFVLTGTETVQSFVPRLVAIAHDAGVLDRLLASATTDRWRGRVVEEALRTAVPTPVMLRSVTAEREVAGVRVRPGDRVVVVTISCCRGAGPFDPSVDSAPAVRQLWFGAGPHFCLGMPLAMAQIDSVLAALAPVAAAGRSVHVVRRTVARRVLIPAYRELVVTA comes from the coding sequence GTGAGCGTCGAGGACGTCGCCCGCGCCGCGCAGGTCGCACAGGTCGTGTGCGACGCCGACGACGAGGTCCTCTTCCACGAGGAGCGCGTGCAGCGCGGTGCCCACCCGTTCGCCTATCCCGCGCTGCGGGCCCTGCGCAACCGTGCCGCGGTGCGCGTGCCGGGGCTCGGCGTCGTCGTCTCCGACGCCGCGACCGCGCGGGCCGTGCTCCTCGACACCGAGGGGTTCTCGAAGGTCGGGCCGGGCTCGCCCGCAGAGCTGTGGACGCCCGTTCTCGGTCCGTCCGTCCTGCTCAACATGGAGGGTGCCGAGCACGCCGCGCTGCGGCGCACGCTCGCGCCGCTCTTCACGCCGTCGTCCGTGCGCGCCCTCACGGCGACCCGGTCGGCGCGTCTCGACGGGCTCGCCGAGCAGCTGCTCGCAGGGGAGCGGGTCGACCTCGTGCCCGTCGTCGGGGAGATGGCGGGCTCGCTCATCTGCCACCTCGTCGGCCTCGGCGACACGGGCGACGCCGTGCGTGAGCAGCTCCGCAGGGCCCAGGAGATCGTCGGGCTCGTCCGCCTCCATCGGCGCGGGCTCACCCGGTCGCAGGTCGCCCGCGCCCGCACCGTGCTCGACGAGCTGAGCGAGCCCGCGCGCGCCGCCTACCGCGACGGTGGGACGGACACCGTGCCCGGCCGTATGCGTGAGCTCGGGCTCTCCGAGCGTGAGGCGATGGGGGCTGTCGGCGCGTTCGTCCTCACGGGCACCGAGACCGTCCAGTCGTTCGTGCCGCGGCTCGTGGCGATCGCGCACGACGCGGGCGTGCTCGACCGCCTGCTCGCCTCGGCGACGACCGACCGCTGGCGCGGCCGCGTCGTCGAGGAGGCGCTGCGCACAGCCGTGCCGACGCCCGTCATGCTGCGTTCCGTGACGGCCGAGCGTGAGGTTGCCGGGGTGCGCGTGCGCCCGGGGGACAGGGTCGTCGTCGTGACGATCTCGTGCTGCCGGGGTGCCGGTCCCTTCGACCCCTCGGTCGACTCGGCGCCCGCCGTGCGCCAGCTGTGGTTCGGGGCCGGCCCGCACTTCTGCCTCGGCATGCCGCTCGCCATGGCGCAGATCGACTCCGTGCTCGCCGCGCTCGCCCCCGTCGCCGCGGCAGGCCGGTCCGTCCACGTCGTGCGGCGCACCGTCGCGCGACGCGTGCTCATCCCCGCCTACCGCGAGCTCGTGGTGACGGCGTGA
- a CDS encoding glycosyltransferase codes for MRPPRPGGRVRSTAGTHPAPGRLGVVVPARDEAAGIAATLDALRAQHDTDFDLVVVDNGSSDGTGDVVREYAAWHGMHRWRVVVEVQKGTGAAADTGMRAAADAGAALLARTDADCLPDPGWTAAVRRALALSELVAGRLVPRTDDLPVSRPRTALLNGAVALAGAFGKVRPGNQDDGYLGPYMMSAGCNMAVTADLYVRAGGFPRTAIEDIHEDRALVNAVRRLTTRYATYDDVLVRGSTRRVAAWGLVRTLGWYADHRYRPEHVDIR; via the coding sequence GTGAGGCCGCCGCGCCCCGGCGGTCGCGTCCGCTCGACGGCGGGCACGCACCCCGCGCCCGGGCGGCTCGGTGTCGTCGTACCCGCGCGCGACGAGGCCGCGGGCATCGCCGCGACGCTCGACGCGCTGCGAGCCCAGCACGACACCGACTTCGACCTCGTCGTCGTCGACAACGGGTCCTCGGACGGCACGGGCGACGTCGTGCGCGAGTACGCCGCCTGGCACGGCATGCACCGCTGGCGCGTCGTCGTCGAGGTGCAGAAGGGGACGGGTGCGGCGGCGGACACGGGCATGCGTGCGGCCGCCGACGCGGGCGCCGCTCTCCTCGCCCGGACCGACGCCGACTGCCTGCCCGACCCCGGCTGGACCGCGGCCGTGCGCCGTGCGCTCGCGCTGTCCGAGCTCGTCGCGGGGCGCCTCGTGCCGCGCACCGACGACCTGCCCGTCTCCCGTCCGCGCACCGCCCTGCTCAACGGGGCTGTCGCGCTCGCGGGGGCGTTCGGCAAGGTCCGTCCCGGCAACCAGGACGACGGCTACCTCGGGCCGTACATGATGTCCGCGGGCTGCAACATGGCCGTCACCGCGGACCTCTACGTCCGCGCAGGAGGCTTCCCGCGCACCGCGATCGAGGACATCCACGAGGACCGTGCGCTCGTCAACGCCGTCCGCCGGCTCACGACGCGCTACGCGACGTACGACGACGTGCTCGTGCGCGGCTCGACGCGTCGTGTGGCTGCGTGGGGGCTGGTCCGGACGCTCGGCTGGTACGCCGACCACCGCTACCGGCCCGAGCACGTGGACATCCGGTGA
- a CDS encoding histidine kinase, which yields MTTTQALPTAAAPAPPTSTRLRRLPAARPAPPRLLTGVAALSSLGVLVTGVSLLATRWRAALGSDATAADGAAWTEGSSLWALVLPAAGLLWMVAAIWVARTRPVVAAGMALLVIVPPLTVEFVDIAWWGAAVAAALVGGLAAARRSWVPLATASGLAVVGTLAAALGGRSDLGAPAWLVAPGGALSPVRDAVVGYVLPVAVVAVVILTVRALLDAWAARDASVAAATRAESRRLDDGRRAEIARDLHDVAAHHLSLVAVRAESLRYATPDLTARTRDELALVAEGARAALTELRRSLDLLAPDGHDAPLSPPPTALDLLSLVSGAQDAGQQIDAHLPADVDDLLARVHDRTGHALFRIAQECLTNARRHAPSAPVTLELSELDGMLRLTVSNPATATPGTTRRGLSGMWDRAAQVGGTAGTELVDGRFVVEVTLPLVPTDVP from the coding sequence ATGACCACCACACAGGCTCTCCCCACGGCCGCCGCCCCCGCTCCTCCCACCTCCACCCGGCTGCGGCGGCTCCCCGCTGCCCGCCCCGCCCCGCCCCGTCTCCTCACCGGAGTCGCGGCCCTCTCGAGCCTCGGCGTCCTCGTCACGGGCGTCTCCCTCCTCGCGACGCGCTGGCGCGCCGCGCTCGGCAGCGACGCCACCGCCGCCGACGGGGCGGCCTGGACCGAAGGCTCCAGCCTCTGGGCGCTGGTGCTGCCGGCCGCGGGCCTGCTGTGGATGGTCGCCGCGATCTGGGTCGCACGGACCCGGCCCGTCGTCGCTGCGGGCATGGCCCTCCTCGTCATCGTTCCGCCGCTGACCGTCGAGTTCGTCGACATCGCCTGGTGGGGGGCGGCGGTGGCTGCGGCCCTCGTCGGAGGCCTCGCGGCCGCCCGCCGGTCCTGGGTCCCGCTCGCCACGGCGTCCGGCCTCGCGGTCGTCGGGACCCTCGCGGCGGCACTGGGCGGCAGGTCCGATCTGGGTGCGCCCGCATGGCTCGTCGCTCCCGGCGGCGCGCTCTCCCCCGTCCGGGACGCCGTCGTCGGCTACGTGCTCCCCGTCGCCGTCGTCGCCGTCGTCATCCTCACCGTGCGCGCCCTCCTGGACGCCTGGGCAGCCCGAGACGCCTCGGTCGCCGCGGCCACGCGCGCCGAGTCCCGTCGTCTCGACGACGGCCGACGCGCCGAGATCGCACGCGACCTCCACGACGTCGCCGCCCACCACCTCTCGCTCGTCGCCGTGCGCGCCGAGTCCCTGCGCTACGCGACGCCCGACCTCACCGCGCGCACGCGCGACGAGCTGGCGCTCGTCGCCGAGGGCGCCCGTGCCGCACTCACCGAGCTGCGGCGCTCCCTCGACCTCCTGGCGCCGGACGGCCACGACGCGCCGCTCTCCCCGCCGCCGACGGCTCTCGACCTCCTCAGCCTCGTCTCCGGCGCGCAGGACGCGGGCCAGCAGATCGACGCGCACCTGCCCGCGGACGTCGACGACCTGCTCGCCCGCGTCCACGACCGCACGGGTCACGCCCTCTTCCGGATCGCCCAGGAGTGCCTGACGAACGCTCGCCGTCACGCACCGTCCGCCCCGGTGACGTTGGAGCTCTCGGAGCTCGACGGGATGCTGCGACTCACCGTGAGCAACCCGGCGACCGCCACCCCGGGGACCACCCGCCGCGGACTGTCAGGCATGTGGGATCGGGCCGCCCAGGTCGGCGGCACCGCCGGCACGGAGCTCGTCGACGGGCGTTTCGTCGTCGAGGTCACCCTGCCCCTCGTGCCCACCGACGTCCCGTGA
- a CDS encoding class I adenylate-forming enzyme family protein, translating into MNGAEACGPAPTVSDDGSGGVDAHLVTLVLDACARTPDAVALRVPRRTRRGRPQRFRALTFRELADRIEAVARGLRSRGLEPGGRVLFSIRPRLDGIVTALGIARAGGTVVFVDPGSTPELFAARVRAARPTHAATESLLHALSRGPLRAVARSRGLALPGYATLPVTHVHSGPWLPGVPRGSVPVARLRRGSAAPAASHRLAGDLPPPDPRAPMLVVFTSGTTAAPRAVVHSGATLAAATRTLGEIVDLTPGQDVVTDQMLLGVPALLAGATWTVPVVAPARDVVTAGRLLTGADVTFLVPSDVTGLLDAIEAGAVPARTASTVLVGGAPVTRALLTRATRLLPGTRWVGIYGMTECLPVASVEAPAKLAHAGDGDLVGTAVSTVAVRVVPDDAVPDGAVPDGAVPDGAVPDGAAPDGAVPDVAPGAVGELVVSGPALMLGLLGESGEVVPVAEHRTGDLARVDPDGTLVLLGRTRDMIIRGTVNIYPALFEPRLAALTGVGEAVLVGLPREDGDEEVALVVVPSNAGSRPDRLVCTHPLADAVRPLLADVLDHGALPDVVLVAPAVPVAGRSRKPDRAGLARAVAEHVAQARAGRVRRRGAGLEDPAGVASAEGEACACASR; encoded by the coding sequence GTGAACGGCGCCGAGGCCTGCGGTCCCGCGCCGACCGTGTCGGACGACGGCTCAGGCGGCGTCGACGCGCACCTCGTCACGCTCGTCCTCGACGCGTGCGCGCGGACGCCTGACGCCGTCGCGCTCCGTGTGCCCCGACGCACCCGGCGCGGGCGGCCCCAGCGATTCCGCGCACTGACGTTCCGCGAGCTCGCCGACCGCATCGAGGCCGTCGCACGCGGCCTGCGCTCCCGCGGGCTCGAGCCGGGCGGACGCGTCCTCTTCTCGATCCGGCCGCGTCTCGACGGCATCGTCACCGCGCTCGGCATCGCGCGCGCCGGCGGGACCGTCGTCTTCGTCGACCCCGGCTCGACGCCCGAGCTCTTCGCGGCCCGGGTGCGGGCGGCCCGGCCGACGCACGCGGCGACCGAGTCGCTCCTCCACGCGCTCTCGCGCGGTCCGCTGCGAGCCGTCGCGCGGAGTCGCGGGCTCGCGCTGCCGGGCTACGCCACGCTGCCGGTCACGCACGTGCACTCAGGGCCGTGGCTGCCCGGGGTTCCGCGCGGGTCGGTCCCCGTCGCGCGGCTGCGGCGGGGGAGCGCCGCACCCGCGGCCTCGCACCGCCTCGCCGGTGACCTGCCGCCGCCCGACCCGCGCGCCCCCATGCTCGTCGTCTTCACGTCCGGGACGACGGCCGCGCCCCGCGCCGTCGTCCACTCCGGAGCGACGCTCGCAGCCGCGACGCGCACGCTCGGCGAGATCGTCGACCTCACGCCCGGCCAGGACGTCGTCACCGACCAGATGCTCCTCGGCGTGCCCGCACTCCTCGCCGGGGCGACGTGGACCGTCCCCGTCGTCGCGCCCGCCCGCGACGTCGTCACGGCCGGGCGCCTCCTCACGGGCGCCGACGTCACCTTCCTCGTCCCCTCCGACGTCACCGGGCTGCTCGACGCGATCGAGGCCGGCGCCGTCCCCGCCCGGACCGCATCGACGGTGCTCGTCGGCGGCGCACCCGTGACGCGCGCGCTGCTCACGCGAGCGACGCGGCTCCTCCCGGGAACGCGGTGGGTCGGGATCTACGGCATGACCGAGTGCCTGCCCGTCGCGTCCGTCGAGGCACCGGCCAAGCTTGCGCACGCGGGCGACGGCGACCTCGTCGGGACGGCCGTGAGCACGGTGGCGGTGCGGGTCGTGCCCGACGACGCTGTGCCCGACGGCGCTGTGCCGGACGGCGCTGTGCCGGACGGCGCTGTGCCGGACGGCGCTGCGCCCGACGGCGCTGTGCCCGACGTCGCGCCCGGTGCTGTCGGCGAGCTCGTCGTCTCCGGGCCCGCCCTCATGCTCGGCCTGCTCGGCGAGTCCGGAGAGGTAGTCCCCGTGGCCGAGCACCGCACGGGCGACCTCGCCCGCGTCGACCCCGACGGCACGCTCGTGCTGCTCGGTCGGACGCGCGACATGATCATCCGCGGCACGGTGAACATCTACCCGGCGCTCTTCGAGCCGCGGCTCGCGGCGCTCACGGGCGTCGGCGAGGCGGTACTTGTCGGGCTGCCGCGCGAGGACGGTGACGAGGAGGTCGCGCTCGTCGTCGTCCCGTCGAACGCGGGCTCGCGGCCGGACCGGCTCGTGTGCACGCACCCGCTCGCGGACGCGGTGCGGCCGCTGCTCGCGGACGTCCTCGACCACGGGGCGCTGCCCGACGTCGTGCTCGTCGCCCCGGCGGTGCCCGTCGCGGGACGCAGCCGTAAGCCTGACCGCGCCGGGCTCGCCCGCGCGGTCGCGGAGCACGTCGCGCAGGCGCGCGCGGGTCGTGTCCGACGTCGGGGAGCGGGCCTCGAGGATCCCGCCGGGGTCGCGTCAGCGGAGGGGGAGGCCTGCGCGTGCGCGTCGCGGTGA
- a CDS encoding cytochrome P450 codes for MTTRSELALLTRARPAMAAVLLGGRALRRPLAKVPGLGWVTSDPVVSREILKDGRSFTILDEGGVGHLWGQILGDWVFELFDGPGHHDLRTRARDLFTKATATEIVDDAWGPSFAAARATLASGGTLDVGPLTRTLVGRMMTTILGIVPPAGRTSEAPWPTDAEALETFRTGERLASVALGTGSSTHLSPDQVAAARSIVAELTSGVPDGWAHAPSHLLLGRCRELGLSLEETTGIASLLMVAGTETSASAMARTTALLVDTGEQTRLLAALARGEDPWEDVVREGLRVTSPASVIGRGVAADVEVAGRTLRAGERVMMLVWSANTAPGPFRIDRPYVAENRQLWFGAGRHLCLGAALARAELEHLLRTLFEDGPLEIVRRRAQPRVLVPTYRTLEVRRAR; via the coding sequence GTGACGACACGTTCCGAGCTGGCGCTCCTCACACGCGCGCGTCCCGCGATGGCCGCGGTCCTCCTCGGCGGGCGCGCGCTGCGCCGTCCGCTCGCCAAGGTCCCAGGCCTCGGCTGGGTGACATCGGACCCCGTCGTGAGCCGCGAGATCCTCAAGGACGGCCGCTCCTTCACGATCCTCGACGAGGGCGGCGTCGGACACCTGTGGGGCCAGATCCTCGGCGACTGGGTGTTCGAGCTCTTCGACGGGCCCGGCCACCACGACCTGCGCACGCGCGCCCGCGACCTCTTCACGAAGGCGACGGCGACGGAGATCGTCGACGACGCGTGGGGCCCGTCGTTCGCCGCTGCCCGGGCGACGCTCGCCTCGGGCGGAACCCTCGACGTCGGCCCGCTGACGCGCACGCTCGTCGGCCGCATGATGACGACGATCCTCGGCATCGTGCCGCCCGCAGGGCGCACGTCGGAGGCGCCGTGGCCGACGGACGCCGAGGCGCTCGAGACGTTCCGCACGGGTGAGCGGCTCGCGTCGGTCGCGCTCGGCACGGGCTCCTCGACGCACCTGTCCCCCGACCAGGTCGCGGCCGCGCGCAGCATCGTCGCCGAGCTCACCTCAGGCGTGCCCGACGGCTGGGCGCACGCGCCGTCCCACCTGCTGCTCGGCCGCTGCCGCGAGCTCGGGCTCAGCCTCGAGGAGACGACGGGCATCGCGAGCCTCCTCATGGTCGCGGGCACCGAGACGTCCGCGAGCGCGATGGCACGCACGACCGCGCTGCTCGTCGACACCGGCGAGCAGACGCGGCTCCTCGCGGCGCTCGCGCGCGGCGAGGACCCGTGGGAGGACGTCGTGCGCGAGGGCCTGCGCGTCACGAGCCCCGCGTCGGTCATCGGACGGGGCGTCGCCGCGGACGTCGAGGTCGCGGGCCGCACGCTGCGCGCGGGCGAGCGCGTGATGATGCTCGTGTGGAGCGCCAACACCGCTCCCGGCCCGTTCCGCATCGACCGCCCCTACGTCGCGGAGAACCGCCAGCTGTGGTTCGGCGCGGGGCGTCACCTGTGCCTCGGCGCGGCGCTCGCACGCGCCGAGCTCGAGCACCTGCTCCGCACCCTCTTCGAGGACGGCCCGCTCGAGATCGTGCGGCGCCGCGCGCAGCCTCGCGTCCTCGTCCCGACCTATCGGACGCTCGAGGTCCGCCGGGCGCGCTGA